A single Salmo salar chromosome ssa19, Ssal_v3.1, whole genome shotgun sequence DNA region contains:
- the LOC106579618 gene encoding fat storage-inducing transmembrane protein 1: MDPKIKNKSNRTIENDKGETTRMAKDQSRPVKLAMMVLNSVLVVVTDLWAGLLGSAVFRRHFHLLLSGVVLFGPAMSLWVSKYSIFANRNHYLYRMFLRSGWGWTCVFTGSFVFVLSFSIRRSLSLSVRHLSRIATVGALRWGSRSLLTLLENMAGSCYEPMPATLVGGLNLGQGASVPGQSLLLIHEGERKASCLKAGMLWQGWEVSEDTLLLCLCCLLLAEETAVLGPYLALGGPSGPPLRLLFLLCVSLLGLWLFLLLCLLAYFPQFPSQLLGGALGCLGWRGLYQGWYRLQPSWCCPGWPGEGLLITTQREPYSERDVHDVWPKY; this comes from the exons ATGGATCCAAAGATTAAAAACAAATCAAACagaactatagaaaatgacaaggGAGAAACTACACGAATGGCTAAGGACCAAAGCCGACCGGTGAAGCTTGCCATGATGGTCCTAAACTCTGTTCTGGTGGTTGTTACAGACCTTTGGGCTGGACTACTTGGCAGTGCCGTATTCAGACGCCATTTTCACCTCCTGTTGTCAGGCGTGGTTCTGTTTGGACCAGCCATGAGTCTGTGGGTGTCCAAGTACAGCATCTTTGCAAACAGGAACCACTACCTCTACAG GATGTTCCTGCGATCAGGCTGGGGCTGGACCTGTGTTTTCACTGGCTCCTTTGTCTtcgtcctctccttctccatccgtcgatccctctctctctccgttcgcCATCTCTCACGGATAGCCACCGTGGGAGCACTGCGGTGGGGCTCTCGCAGTCTCCTGACTCTGCTGGAGAACATGGCAGGCAGCTGCTACGAGCCCATGCCTGCTACCCTGGTTGGGGGCCTGAACCTTGGCCAGGGAGCCAGTGTCCCAGGGCAGTCCTTACTCCTGATCCATGAGGGCGAGCGCAAGGCCTCCTGCCTGAAAGCGGGCATGCTGTGGCAGGGCTGGGAGGTCTCGGAggacactctcctcctctgcctctgCTGCCTGCTCCTGGCCGAAGAGACTGCAGTATTGGGGCCCTACCTAGCCCTGGGAGGGCCCTCAGGGCCCCCGCTGCGCCTGCTCTTCCTGCTCTGCGTCTCCTTACTGGGTCTGTGGCTGTTTCTGCTGCTCTGTCTGCTGGCTTACTTCCCGCAGTTCCCCTCCCAGCTTCTGGGGGGAGCTCTAGGGTGTTTGGGCTGGAGGGGACTGTATCAGGGTTGGTATCGCCTGCAGCCCAGCTGGTGCTGTCCTGGGTGGCCTGGAGAGGGACTTCTCATCACAACTCAGAGAGAGCCGTACAGTGAAAGGGATGTTCATGACGTGTGGCCAAAATATTGA
- the psme1 gene encoding proteasome activator complex subunit 1, translated as MTSIDIRPESKKQVDDFCTQLTKEAETLVTSFFPQKIAEMDMLLKTSLSTEGLAALKAPLDIPIPDPAKEEAKQKKKEEKEAKEGKKDKDNEKEDEDAGPPCGPIPCNERVESLLKEIKPQIQLLKEKLNTVSMWVQLQIPKIEDGNNFGVAVQEKVFELLTNTRTKIEEFQTQISKYYSERGDAVAKASKQPHVGDYRQLVHELDQYQYCELRIVVLEIRNTYALLFDIINKNYDKIKKPRGDCKALIY; from the exons ATGACTTCCATAGACATTCGCCCGGAGTCGAAGAAACAG GTTGATGATTTCTGCACTCAGCTCACTAAAGAG GCAGAGACCCTGGTCACATCATTCTTCCCTCAGAAGATTGCAGAGATGGACATGCTGTTGAAG ACATCCTTAAGCACTGAAGGCCTGGCAGCTCTGAAGGCCCCTCTGGACATCCCAATACCAGACCCGGCTAAAGAAGAGGCTAAGCAAAAGAAGAAAGAGGAG AAAGAGGCAAAGGAAGGGAAGAAAGACAAGGACAACGAAAAAGAAGATGAAGACGCAG GGCCTCCCTGTGGTCCGATCCCCTGCAACGAAAGAGTGGAAAGTCTTCTGAAGGAGATCAAGCCTCAGATCCAGCTACTGAAGGAAAAACTCAACACA GTGTCAATGTGGGTGCAACTTCAGATTCCCAAAATTGAAGATGGGAACAACTTTGGGGTGGCTGTACAG GAAAAAGTGTTTGAATTGTTGACCAACACTCGCACAAAGATCGAGGAATTCCAGACACAAATCTCAAA GTACTACAGTGAGAGAGGGGATGCTGTTGCCAAGGCCTCAAAACAACCTCATGTG GGAGACTACAGGCAGTTGGTGCATGAGCTGGACCAGTACCAGTACTGTGAGCTGCGCATCGTGGTTCTGGAGATCCGCAACACCTAT GCCTTGCTGTTTGACATCATCAACAAGAACTATGACAAGATCAAGAAGCCCAGAGGGGACTGCAAGGCCCTCATCTACTGA